A stretch of DNA from Saccharomycodes ludwigii strain NBRC 1722 chromosome I, whole genome shotgun sequence:
AACTTTGGCTTGTTGATAGTTCTTGGCATATAGACGGTGTAATCCGCAGCATAGGTAGTCCACCCAGCAGcaaaaccaaaaatagAGCCACCAAAACTTAAAACACCACCGGCAGTTGTTGGACCACCGCCCCATGGGCCATTTTCAAAAGTGTCCAATTTCCTTAGTCTGGCAATAATAACCAAAAAGACCGCAAAATTGGGGATCCAAGACCATTTTTCATAAGTGTGAATAACTTTATAACCAAAAAAGGTGACCATGATAGTACCAACACAGATAATCAAGCAACCGGCCCATGGAGGACAAGAGTGCGGTTTGTTAACCATGTATAATAATTGTGCAGAAGCAATAGTATTAACACTACCCCAGCCTACACAAGCAATACAGTTaactaaacaaaaaatacgGGCCGTTATGTTACCCAATAAATATCTACTTAAAACCATTTGTCTTAAGCCCAATTCAGCAccaaaaacagaaaaatagGCAACTGGTAGCATACCTAATatactaaaaaatataatggtTAGAACAGAAGCACCAAAATTCAAACCAAAAATAGGAATACCAATGACACCCAAGGTGAACGAAGCCAAAACCATATTGGCACTAAACCACATGGATGCTGCACCAATCACAGAATTATCAGTTTTCTCCTCGTCAGTAATTGGTTCAATACCTTTAGTTTCTGCATTTAACTTTAGAGACCACCTAATGAAAAAGGgtaatttcttttcttcagTGTATTCGAAATTATCTTCATCTGGATTATTTATTGGTAAGGAATCAgtttcttgttcttcttcgtataatttatattctGGATCCTTCTTTTCCAAGTCGATAAATTCctgaatattattagtattatgtGGTTCGTAACCTGATGATGAGGTCatctttatattattattattgtcgttgttattttttatttgttattaaactGTCTATTATtctatcaattttttttttttccccccctggtattgaaaataaatgatttattggaataaaagaaagaaggaaaaaaaaagaaggaaaaaagaccTAACggcaataacaataataacatcacTTGATATAACAAAAGAAgatgtatgtatatataagaagaaaaagaagaggtgaaaataagaaaataataaaatgataaaaaaaaagaaaagtttttctctacgtttttattttatttaaataataaggATTCAATTAGTTAATAAGATAAGGGAATATGGTTAAGATGTTAGATACGACatgttattataatataatggATAGAAATAAGCGGGTTTCTCACCAGATTTATGacaaacaatttttatttatttaaagtaGTCAAAGTAATTtagtttataaaaataagaacaaGAAAGAGATAAGCCATATTTCTAACAaattcatcttttttattaacatattaaaataaatgttattttcatgtttgttattattattatttaatatcatatatttttaatacggcgttttattaatttattttttcattttttcctcttttctttttttccttcttggTATGCATCTGTATTAAggtatattataaatataaatataaatatatattactaCCTTTATTCTTGCTACGAGATAACTCAgacaaaataatttgtaaataatacacaaataaatttaaaaaaaaaaaaaaaaaaaaaagttgtgaTCCAGAACAAAATATGCAGACTATTTCTTATCAGAAGACAAaagaaccaaaaaaaaaaataaaaaaaaaaaaaaaaacgttaaaaaaaaaattaaaatttcaataaatgtatatttttttttttttatcgtCAAAAATTGCCTATTTTTACTTGTTGTTGTCACCCCCctcttttctctttatcTCGGAACTTCCATGCGGAACTTCCATGCGGAACCTCCATTTACCCACCCAAATTGTCTCCTTTtcaagatttaaaaaaaaaaagaagaagttAAACAAGCAATagcaatttattttgtttaacttctttttctttccttctacgataaaattaaaaaaaaaaattatatacatacaaACACACACACCTATTTTGAATATccacaaaaataaaagtgtAATCAAATATTTCCCATAACAACCAAATATACCCTATTTATTCTAACCATAAAGCAACCATTCTCTATTAAACATTCTTGTTGTAAAGACATATGGACAATCGTTTGTTCCACTTACAATCCTACTACGTTTTTAGTAATAAGACCTGGATCAGTACTCTTACTTGTATTATTTACACCATTTATACTAGCACTGTTGtgattgttgttgttgttgccgTCGTTGTTACCATTAGCGCCACCGTTATTACTTTGCTGCCCTTCTTGTCCTTCTTCCAGAGCATTTTCCTTGGTCCAGAACTTAAACAATAAGTCAGCGTATTTCTGTAAATCTTCAACGGTAATAATTAATTCAAAATTACACAATATTAGGAACTGTAGCTctaaattattcaattctTGACAAGATAATCCACCAACCCTTGCATATCTGGAGTTTGCATAGTAAAAATCACTGAAAAACTTGGTAGACACTGTAACACCCGCTATAATTAACCTATGTATGTTATAACTGTCCATAACAAACTTCTGTCTATTTGTTATTGTACCATTGCCATTGCCACTGTCTATGTCACCGGTGTCATTTGTAGTACCtccaatattattgttatatcTTTTCGCTATTCTATCAAAATATACCAATAAGGACAAAAATACATCATTTGTAGTGGGACAAAActtaaaaattctttttaaataattttccaAACTTATACCTGGTATTGTTTTCCCCTTAAAACTCATCAAACTTTTATTGTACTTTCCAGAAGCTTtggtatcattattatctcTAACATTACCTTCAACGTCACCTTGGTGTAACCTATCATTGGATCTTACTATTTTCGTTAACAAACACGATAACATATCCAATAATTTATCCGTTGGAAAAGTAGCAATATCAATTAGAGGATTGGTAATAATAGGCCTTTTTATTGGTTGTGCGATATGTATCGGATTTTCCTTCATCAATTGTTTAATGTACCTGTCCAAAGCCTCGTTGGTGCTACACTTATCAGTTTCGCTACAATTGCTATACAACATATCTATTGGCGGGTTTTGTAACATTGCTGCCGAATTGTATAATGTatggttattatttgtatctCTTTCAAATTTTACATTAGTATTATAACGTTTGGATGTTGTACTATCATTAGTACTAATcctactaataatattgctattattataacGTTTAGATGTTAATGTGGTTGCTGTACTGTCATTAGTGCTAATTCtactgatattattattaccattattattattattattattattattattattattattattattattaatgctATTCTGAGTATTGTATTGGCTAGACGTCGAGGAGCTTGGCGAATACTGAACAATTTCTACGCCATTAGTGTTATTCAGCTGTGGAATATGAATGTTATTTACaatgttatttataatattattagacacattattactattattacacTTGGGTGCATTATCTTCGTTAATAATGTTGGCGCacttttcgtttttttttttatcaacatTTTCATTAGTATCTTCCAAGGCTGCGCTTATGCTTGCTTTCCGATCATTCCCGTTCTTAGAATCGACATCGTTGTCAAGCAATATATCTCCATGTGCATATCGGAAATAGTTAGGTGTGTGTTCTGTGGGGCTATAATACATGTCTTctttatcatcattatcattcaCGTCTTTAATATGATTATAGTTGGTGCTAGTACTGGCATCATCACTATTATCTTCTATAGCAGATTCAGGGACAGACATGGTAGTATCATATCTATACTCATCATCCTCATCCTCATCATCAATTACTTCATTTGTCTGTGTGTCATAATGGCGATGATTGCTAATATCAGCAGCGTTGTTATGTTTTGTAGCATCATCATATACCCTAGAATCATCCGCATTATCAGACTCTTTGGTGTTATCTATAATTAAACTGCTGTGGCTTCCTAGGGTAATATAGGAGTTTTTACGAGTGAGATTAGAACTGGTCGTTTTATATAATTGATTGCTCCTACTTCTggattttttcaaatataagGGTGTGCCGACGTATTCATCATAAAAATTGGCCTCAGGAATACTATTAATGTTGTTAGCTAATGACCCTTTAGTCAAGGTAGATGTACCACCATCACCAGTATCACCAACAGTTGTATAATATGATGATAAGGAAGACGTGGATACCCTTTTTAGCTTCCTAAATCCGGTCTTAGCagcattatcatcattttcagTGTTAGTAGTGTTCATATTTATTGTACTTGCATCTGTAGGAAGCGCACTTGTACTAGGTTCGTTTATCATAGTAGTAGCAGCAGTAGaaccattattataatggtTTGCCACACTAGTGTGATTATTCATggtataactttttttttttttttatttactgcACTGGTTTATTACACAATTTTCTTATATGATTGCACTTCTTAGTTctctttttgaaaaatcttcagatttttatctttaaataTACGGATGTATTCAAAAATagttaatttcttttcagGTTTTTATAAGTTGGTAATTTAATCCTATGTATAGCTTGTATAATAATCGTTATTGCTTTTGcctttattgttgttgttataactcaaacaaacaaacaaacaaacaaacaaaaaaaaaaaaaaaaaaaaacaaaaaaaaaaaatttttttaaatatacaaaCCAAGCAAGtatgataataattaataaagattaAGGGGGAGGCTGTATAGAAAGAAATAAGCAAAGGCAGAAGCATCATCCgcgaaaaaaaggaaaaaaggaaaaaaggaaaataaataaaaaaataaatgtaaaGACAAAACGTCGATACGGAAAGATCTTCGTtacaaaatcaaatttaaacattataaacaaaaggcttttttttcaacttcaTTCTCAATTAAACCATTGCTAAAGTCTttattttggattttttcatataaaattatccaCTTCTATCCTTTATAGTTCAAAGTCATACGTGGTCCTTATAATAGTTTTTAATAGGCAATTTTAAGTTCATCTATTTCATGGAAATCATTACAACAAATATCAATATAAATCTTTACCATGCAAAGAGAAACACAAAGATCCTTggaaatataacaaaatataaacctTAAACACTTATAAACctaaataaatttgattcaaactatttttttaaaaatataactttttttgttgtttcaGTGTATTTATCACAGAATTCttgacaataatatttacaagatacatctaatttttttttttttttttgtcttgtCTTGtcttgttttgttttttcccCCACAGTTCATGGAAAATATAGACCTCTCCTTcatttttacaaataaCATAACTATCTATACCAGCTCAATCTTCATGTTTGTTATCACTACTCACTATATCACCATTCAAAGGTTGAACACTTTCATA
This window harbors:
- a CDS encoding cytosine permease (similar to Saccharomyces cerevisiae YER056C | FCY2 | FluoroCYtosine resistance); amino-acid sequence: MTSSSGYEPHNTNNIQEFIDLEKKDPEYKLYEEEQETDSLPINNPDEDNFEYTEEKKLPFFIRWSLKLNAETKGIEPITDEEKTDNSVIGAASMWFSANMVLASFTLGVIGIPIFGLNFGASVLTIIFFSILGMLPVAYFSVFGAELGLRQMVLSRYLLGNITARIFCLVNCIACVGWGSVNTIASAQLLYMVNKPHSCPPWAGCLIICVGTIMVTFFGYKVIHTYEKWSWIPNFAVFLVIIARLRKLDTFENGPWGGGPTTAGGVLSFGGSIFGFAAGWTTYAADYTVYMPRTINKPKLFCSLVVGLLTPLIFTLVLGAAAAACIANSPKLTSLYNEYGNGGLIFGILAEDSLHGFGQFCCVILAMSTIANNIPNMYSIALGAQSFWEPLSKVPRPFWTIAGNGITIGISIAAYYAFTNFMSSFMSAIAYYLGIYIAISMSEHLIFRKNSFSNYNVDDWNRWDKLPVGYAGTFALIAGGFGVALGMSETYWNGQIGRLIGEYGGDIGFEMGFGWALVIYLIFRPLEIKYTGR
- a CDS encoding uncharacterized protein (similar to Saccharomyces cerevisiae YER059W | PCL6 | Pho85 CycLin (paralog of YIL050W | PCL7)), which gives rise to MNNHTSVANHYNNGSTAATTMINEPSTSALPTDASTINMNTTNTENDDNAAKTGFRKLKRVSTSSLSSYYTTVGDTGDGGTSTLTKGSLANNINSIPEANFYDEYVGTPLYLKKSRSRSNQLYKTTSSNLTRKNSYITLGSHSSLIIDNTKESDNADDSRVYDDATKHNNAADISNHRHYDTQTNEVIDDEDEDDEYRYDTTMSVPESAIEDNSDDASTSTNYNHIKDVNDNDDKEDMYYSPTEHTPNYFRYAHGDILLDNDVDSKNGNDRKASISAALEDTNENVDKKKNEKCANIINEDNAPKCNNSNNVSNNIINNIVNNIHIPQLNNTNGVEIVQYSPSSSTSSQYNTQNSINNNNNNNNNNNNNNNNGNNNISRISTNDSTATTLTSKRYNNSNIISRISTNDSTTSKRYNTNVKFERDTNNNHTLYNSAAMLQNPPIDMLYSNCSETDKCSTNEALDRYIKQLMKENPIHIAQPIKRPIITNPLIDIATFPTDKLLDMLSCLLTKIVRSNDRLHQGDVEGNVRDNNDTKASGKYNKSLMSFKGKTIPGISLENYLKRIFKFCPTTNDVFLSLLVYFDRIAKRYNNNIGGTTNDTGDIDSGNGNGTITNRQKFVMDSYNIHRLIIAGVTVSTKFFSDFYYANSRYARVGGLSCQELNNLELQFLILCNFELIITVEDLQKYADLLFKFWTKENALEEGQEGQQSNNGGANGNNDGNNNNNHNSASINGVNNTSKSTDPGLITKNVVGL